One window of the Perca fluviatilis chromosome 5, GENO_Pfluv_1.0, whole genome shotgun sequence genome contains the following:
- the gnas gene encoding guanine nucleotide-binding protein G(s) subunit alpha, with amino-acid sequence MGCLGNSKTEDQRNEEKAQREANKKIEKQLQKDKQIYRATHRLLLLGAGESGKSTIVKQMRILHVNGFNAEEKKQKIQDIKNNIKEAIETIVTAMSTLAPPVQLACPKNQYRIEYILNLVNQKDFEFPSEFYDHAKTLWQDEGVRACYDRSNEYQLIDCAQYFLDKIDIVKQSDYTPTDQDLLRCRVLTSGIFETRFQVDKVNFHMFDVGGQRDERRKWIQCFNDVTAIIFVVASSSYNMVIREDNQTNRLQEALNLFKNIWNNRWLRTISVILFLNKQDLLAEKVLAGKSKIEEYFPEFARYTTPDDATPEPGEDPRVTRAKYFIRDEFLRISTASGDGRHYCYPHFTCAVDTENIRRVFNDCRDIIQRMHLRQYELL; translated from the exons ATGGGTTGTTTGGGCAACAGTAAGACCGAAGACCAGAGAAATGAGGAGAAGGCACAAAGAGAAGCAAACAAAAAGATAGAGAAGCAGCTCCAAAAAGACAAACAGATATACAGAGCAACACACAGACTACTACTTTTAG gagcTGGAGAGTCAGGAAAGAGCACCATAGTGAAACAGATGAGGATCCTACATGTCAACGGCTTCAATGCAGA agagaaGAAGCAGAAAATTCAGGATATCAAGAATAATATTAAAGAGGCTATTGAG ACCATAGTAACAGCTATGAGCACCCTGGCACCACCGGTGCAGTTGGCGTGCCCAAAGAACCAGTACAGGATCGAGTACATCCTCAACCTCGTCAACCAGAAGGACTTTGAGTTTCCGTCT GAGTTTTACGACCATGCGAAGACACTGTGGCAGGATGAGGGCGTCAGGGCGTGCTACGATAGATCCAACGAGTACCAGCTAATCGACTGTGCACAATA cTTTCTAGACAAGATCGACATTGTGAAACAGAGTGACTACACTCCAACAGATCAG GATTTGCTGCGGTGCAGAGTTCTGACTTCAGGAATCTTTGAGACAAGATTTCAAGTGGACAAAGTTAATTTCCA TATGTTTGATGTTGGTGGTCAAAGAGACGAACGCCGTAAATGGATTCAGTGCTTTAACG ATGTAACGGCCATCATCTTCGTGGTGGCCAGTAGCAGTTACAACATGGTGATCAGAGAGGACAATCAGACCAACCGTTTACAGGAGGCCCTCAACCTTTTCAAGAACATCTGGAACAACAG GTGGCTGCGGACCATTTCTGTCATCTTGTTCCTAAATAAACAGGACCTGCTAGCAGAGAAGGTGCTGGCAGGGAAGTCCAAAATCGAGGAATACTTTCCTGAATTTGCTCGCTACACCACACCTGACGATG cGACACCAGAGCCTGGAGAAGATCCACGTGTTACAAGGGCAAAGTACTTTATAAGAGATGAATTCCTG AGGATCAGCACAGCAAGCGGGGACGGGAGACACTACTGCTACCCCCACTTCACCTGCGCCGTCGACACGGAAAACATCCGCCGTGTATTCAACGACTGTCGAGACATCATCCAGCGGATGCACCTGCGGCAGTACGAGCTGTTGTga